A segment of the Asinibacterium sp. OR53 genome:
TGCCGCAAATTTTTTACTCCTGATAATACTCCTGAACTCCTTCCAGCTGTAATCGATTTCCTGGCGTATCTTTTTCAATTGATCAGCTTCTACCATGTACCGGCCACCGCCCGAAAAACTATTGCCTCCCGGTTCGATATGGAAATAATAACCGGCGAGCATGGATTTCTTACCGCCTTCAATGATGCTGGATGCAAAGTTGGTTTTATAAGGGTCTTTGTTCTTGCTGAAGCGGATGTCGCGGTTGATGCGAAACAGGCAGTCCTTACCTGCAAGACCTGCAATAGCCGGCTCCTTTTTGCCAAAGCCCTTGATCACCTGGTTGGTAAGCTCAGTGAAATCTGCTTTCGCAGCATCATAAGCTTTCCGGTTTTTATCGAACCATTCTTTGTTGTTATTCTTTTTCAGGTTCTTCAGGAATTGAAGGGTTGCAGGTTGTAACATGATTTAGCCGGTTTGAATAAGGTTCAGGAATTCATCTTCAGATATGATCTTAACGGTATTGATCTTTTTGGCTTTCTCCAGTTTGCTGCCGGCGTCTTCACCTACTACCAGGTAGTTCAGCTTGCTGCTTACGCCACTTACAATTTTGCCTCCGTTGGCTTCTACCATGGCTTCGGCATCGTTGCGTTTCAATTTAGACAAAGTGCCCGTGAACAAAAAAGTCTGTCCCTGCAAATTATCGTTGCCATTGTTTTCTTTCTTTTCATTCTTCAGTTGCAGTCCGTATTGTTCCAATGCCTGCAGCATGTGCAGGTTTTGTTCATTACGGAAGAACTGGTAGATGCTGCGTGCTACTTTAACGCCGATATCTTCTAATTGTTGAAGTTCTTCTTCGCTCTTGTCTTTCAGATCCAACAAATGTGTTACTGCATTGGCCAATGTTTTGGCTGTAGTTTCTCCTACAAAACGGATGCCCAGTCCGTATACCAACCTGTTGAGTGGTTGTTGCTTCGATGCATCAATAGCAGTGCGCAGGTTGTCGAGGCTTTTCTTTCCAAACCCTTCCAGCGTACCGATCTTTTCAAAGTCAAGCGTGTAGATACCTGGAATATCTTTGAGCAACCCCAGCTCATAGAACTTGCGCACATTGGCTTCACCAAAACTCTTGATGTCCATGGCATCCTTGCTAACAAAATGGATCATCTTTTCTACTACCTGTGCTTCGCATTCGATATTGATGCAGCGCCATACGGCTTCACCTTCTTCTTTGAATAATTCGCTTTTACAAACGGGGCAATGTTTGGGAAAATGAATGTTTTTTTCTTTTCCGTTGCGCAGTTCGGGCAATGATTTCACGATCTGGGGAATAACATCACCTGCCCTTTCAATCAATACCGTGTCACCAATTTTGAGGTCTTTTTCTTTGATGTAGTCTTCATTGTGTATAGAGATGCTCGATACGGTTACGCCTGCCAGGTATACGGGTTCCAGCTTGGCTACCGGGGTTACAGCGCCTGTTCTTCCTACCTGGAACTCCACTGCTTTCAATTGCGTAGTGGCCTGTCGCGCTTTGAATTTAAAAGCAATGGCCCATCGGGGGTGGTGAGAAGTCATGCCCAGTTGTTCCTGCAAATGAATGTCGTTTACTTTTACCACCATACCGTCGATCTCATAAGGGAGATCATCACGTTTGGCTTCAAAAGCAAGGCAATAATCGATGACGGCCTTTATGCCCTTTACCACTTTCTTTTCTTTTTCGGGCGACCGGAAACCCAGCTCCCACAACAATTGCAGTGATCCGCTGTGTGTGGACAGCATTTTATCGGATGCATCGTTTTCCTTGGTGTAATAACTGATATGATAGAGAAAGGCATCGAGTTTACGATCGGCTACATCTTTCGGGTCTTTCATGCGCAGGCTGCCCGAAGCGGCATTACGCGGATTGGCAAGCGGCGCCAATCCTTCTGCGGACAACATTTCATTATACTGCTCAAATGCTTTTTTGAACATGATGATCTCGCCACGGATCTCTATCTGTTGTATGCCATAATGTGAAAAAGGAGCAGATAAAGGAACTGAGCGGATCTGCCGGATATTGGTAGTGATCTCTTCTCCCTCCACGCCATCGCCCCGGGTGGTACCACGCACCAGTATATCATTTTCATAGATCAAAGAAATACTGGCGCCGTCGAACTTGGGTTCAATACAGTATTCTATAAGGTCGGTTCCTGCACCCTCCCGCACTTTCCTGTCAAAGTCTAAAAGATCATCAGCGTTGTAACTGTTATCGAGGCTCAGCATCGGAACCAGGTGTTGTACGGTATTGAATTGCTGGTTGAGACTGCTGCCTACCCGCCGGGTGGGAGAATCGGCACTGACCAGTTCCGGGTGTTTCGCCTCGAAGGCTTCCAACAGTTTGAACAGGGCATCGTATTCGAAATCGGCAACCAACGGATCGTTGAGTACATAATAACGGTATTCATGAAAACGCAATACCTCCTTAAGGTGATTAAGGTCTTTTATACCCAGCTGTATGCCGGTTTTCGCCAATCCTAATAAATAGGTTCCCTGCTGTTGCATTTCCCTGGTTTGCTCGGCACTGTACATAGGTAAAAATTCAGTGCTAAAGTTACAGGCTTCCACCCTCACATGAAAAACCACTGGTCATTTTGCATTTTTTTTCGTGAACTTTGCGTTTTCTATGTAAGACCACTGAGCTTCCGGAAGCCTTATACAAGGTGTTCCATACGAGTCAAACGACAGCCGCCCGAGGCGGTGCTTTAAAAAAAATATGGATGAAAAAGAAGATTGCTCCTATTGTACATGAACCACACCTGGTAAAAGATGCCGTTAAGCTGGTGAAGTCTTACCCCACAGTACCCCTTACGATCGACTGTGTGATATTCGGATTTGAAGAGAACGAATTGAAGGTACTGTTGATCAAGAGTGACCTGGAAGTATACAAGGATAAATATTCCCTGCTGGGCGATATTGTAAAGGACAACGAAGAACTCGACGATGCGGCCTACCGGGTATTGAAAGAGCGTACCGGCATGAACGATGTATTCCTTGACCAGGTAAAAGCTTTCGGGCATCCCCACCGCCATCCGGGCGGCAGGGTTATTACAGTGGCCTATTGTTCGCTACTCAATATCAATCACCACGAACTTAAGATACACGACAACGAACTGAATTGGCACAGCATTTCTGCGCTGGAAAGCATGGCGTTCGACCACAAGGAAATTGTAGATGCGTGCTACCAGTGGCTGCAAAAGAGGATACAGGAACACCCGCTCGGCTTCAACTTATTGCCCGAAAAATTTTCACTCCGCGAACTGCAAAATTTGTACGAAGCCATACTGGGCGTGCGTCTCGACCGGCGTAACTTCCGCAAAAAATTCGCTTCGATGGACCTGCTCATCGATATCGACGAAATGGAACAGGACGTTCCGCATCGCCCGGGAAAACTCTACAAATTCAATTTCGAAAAGTACGAGAAACGCAAGCGTACCTGGATAGGTATTGATTTCTAATCCCCGTCACTTAAATCGGTATTAAAAATTATTCCCGGCCAAAAAAAATATTTGGTTGTTTGGAAAAATTCCTACTTTGTGCACTCAATTAAATGTGTAAAATTTACACATTAATTAAAACCACGTTTGCCGGCACATATGAGATTCGTTTGCTTCATAGGACTACTGCTTATCATTGGACTACCCTCCAAAGCGCAACTATTACGAAGCAATCCTATTTTCATTACCGATACCAGTTCCTCCATCGACATCACCTGTGATGCTACCCGCGGCAAACAGGGTTTACTTAATTATACTCCTGTTTCAGACGTATATGTACACATTGGCTGCATCACTACAGCCAGCAGCAGTTCATCTGATTGGAAGTACAGCAAATTCACCTGGGGTACTACCACTCCCGCAGCACAGTGTGTATCACTGGGCAATAACCAGTGGAAGTATTCCATCACCGGCGGCCTCCGTTCTTTTTTTGGCATCACCAACAGCGGCGAAAAGATCCTCCGCATAGCCATCCTCTTCCGCAATGGTAGTGGCAGCCAGGTTTTGCGCAATGCCGATGGAAGTGATATGTACCTGCCCGTAACCGATACTTCTTTGCAAGTGAGGATCATGCAGCCTTTCTCTCAGCCTACTTACACGCGCCAGCCGGAACCGCTCACAAAGAATGTGGGAGATACACTGTCCATCACCGCCAATGCTAACCAGGCTGCTAGTCTGAAACTGTATTGGAATGGGTCTGTAATTGCCACTCAAAACAATGCGGTTACTATTGCTGCCAATACCCCTATCATTTCTTCCGGTATGCAAACGATTGTGTCGGAAGTAACCAACAGCAATACTACCAGCAGGGATACTTTCAGTTTTTATGTGGCAACACCTGTAACAGTAGCGGCTTTACCTGCGGGCGTGAAGGATGGCATCAACTATGAGCCTGGTGATACCTCTCTTACATTGGTTTTGTTTGCACCACTCAAGAACAGTGTCAGCGTAGTAGGTGATTTCAACAATTGGACACAGGGTGGTAATTACCAAATGAATCGCACACCCGATGGAAACCGTTTCTGGCTGCGCATCACAGGCCTCACACCGAAAGTAGAATATGCTTACCAATACATCATCGATGGTACGCTCAAAGTAGCGGATTATAATACGGAAAAAATACTCGACCCTGTCAACGATCCTGGCATTCCTGCTGCAACTTATCCATCGCTCAAATCGTATCCTACAGGAAAAACAACTGGTATCGTAAGTATTATGCAGACTGGTAAACCCCAGTATAACTGGCAAATACCTGCGTTTACCAAACCCAATAAACAGAACCTGGTCATTTATGAATTGCTGGTTCGTGACTTCATTGCTGCGCAGAACTGGCAAACATTGAAAGATACCCTCAGCTACATCAAAAGGCTGGGTGTGAATGCCATTGAGCTGATGCCTTTCTCTGAATTTGAAGGCAACAGCAGTTGGGGTTATAATCCTATTTTTTATTTCGCACCCGATAAAGCTTACGGCACCGAAACAGCATTGAAACAATTCATCGACGAATGCCACAAGCAGGGTATGGCCGTGATCATGGACCTGGTGATGAATCATTCCTTCGGTCAATCGCCCATGGTGCAGATGTACTGGGATGCACAGAACAATCGGCCGGCTGCCAACAGTCCCTGGTTCAATCCGGTGGCTACCCATCCTTATAGCGTAGGCTACGATTTCAATCACGCATCACAAGCTACCAAAGACTTTGTTGATCGTGTAACGGCGCATTGGATGTTGAACTATAAAATAGACGGCTTCCGGTGGGACCTGTCCAAAGGTTTTACACAAACAAACAACCCCAATGATGTAGCTGCATGGAGCGCTTATGATTCCAGCAGGATCGCTATCTGGAAAAGGATCTACGATCAGATGCAGGCTACTGTGCCTGGTAGTTATTGCATACTGGAACATTTTGCTGCCAACCAGGAAGAAATAGAATTGTCTAATTACGGTATGCTGCTTTGGGGTAATGCCAATTACAATTTCAACCAGGCCACCATGGGCTATGCTACCGACTGGAATTTTCAATGGGGCATTTACCAGAACCGTAGCTGGAGCAAGCCCAACCTGGTTACGTACATGGAAAGTCACGATGAGGAAAGGCTGATGTACAAGAACCTCAACTATGGCAATGCTGCAGGCGCTTACAGCGTAAAAGACCTGAATACTGCGTTGAAGCGGAATGAAATGGCTGCTGCATTCTGGGCCATGATACCGGGCCCCAAATTGTTGTGGCAGTTTGGAGAACTGGGTTATGATTTCAGCATCAACCAATGCCAGAATGCTACCATTGATAATAGTTGCCGCACAGCTCCCAAGCCTATTCACTGGGAGTATGCAACCAACAGCAATCGTCTTTCTTTATACAATGTGTACGCACAACTGATCAAACTGCGCTTGCTGCCTGCCTATACCACCACATTCACTACCGGCAACCTGAGCTACGATTTGTCGGGAGCGTTCAAATGGTTACAACTCAATTCAGATTCTTTGAAAGTAATGGTGTTGGGCAACTTTGATGTGAATGCTGCTACGGCTTCCATCAGTTTTCCTAGTGCGGGTACCTGGTATAATTATCTCACAGATGCTACGTACACTGCACCTGCTGCAGCGCAAAGCATTACCCTGCAACCCGGCGAATATTATGTGTTCACCAATAAGAATTTCAGGAATGTAGTAGTAACTACCATCAATGAGCCTGGTACGCCTGTCGCTAATAATCACCTGGCCATACTGCCCAACCCGGTAAACACCAATGGTATTATCGAATATGAAATACCTGCAAGTGGTAAGCTCATGCTCGATGTATGGGATCTGTCGGGTAAACGGATGGCGATACTGGAAGACGTGTATAAGACCAAAGGTTTTTACCGGGTGCCTTTCAATCGTAATGGTTTGCATACAGGTAGTCTGGCTGCCGGAACATACTTACTCCGGATGCTCATCAACGGAAAGCAACAAACAATCCCCTTTATAATGAACAATTAAACAATCCCTTCATTTGCCAAAACTGAAAAAACAAAGTATATGAATGTAAAACGTTTGCTTCTATTAATGATCTTACCTGCGTTGTTGTTGCAGTTGTCTGCACAGGCGCAGCAAAGAACTGTTACGGGAAAAGTGACAGATTCAAGGAACGGCACGGCTTTGCAAAGCGTGTCGGTGACGGTGAAAGGATCTTCCGTTGGTACGCAAACAGCCGCCGATGGTAGTTTCAGCTTAAAAGTCCCATCTGGTGCTACCACACTGATGATCTCCAGCATAGGATATGCCAACAGGGAGGTGAAAATAAGCGATGGCCTGGTGAATGTTGCGCTGGATCCCATCGATAAAGCATTGGGTGATGTGATCGTGATCGCTTATGGTACGCGCAAGAAAAGCGATCTCACCTCTTCTGTGACTGCGATCTCGGCCAAAGATTTCCAGAAAGGAAGCATCGCGTCTTCCGAGCAGTTGTTACAGGGTAAGGTAGCCGGTTTGGAAATCACTTCCGGCGGTGGCGCTGCGGGCGGTGGTAGCCGTATCCGTATTCGCGGAGGCGCTTCTCTCAACGCCAGCAACGACCCGTTGATCGTGATCGATGGTATTGCCGTGGATGGCAATGGTGTTGCGGGTTCTGCCAACCTGCTGAATACCATCAACCCCAATGATATCGAATCGATCAGCGTATTGAAAGACGCTTCGGCTACTGCGCTGTATGGTTCAAGGGCATCGAATGGGGTACTGATCATCACTACCAAGAAAGGTGCCAAAGGGAAAGTGCGTTATAATTTCAATACCCAGGTTTCTTCCGGGTCAGTGGCTAAAACAGTTGGTGTGCTGAGTGGTGATGAAGTGAGAAGCATCATCAATGCAGATGCTACGGCCAGTGGAGATAATACGTATAAAAAATTGTTGGGCACGGCAAATACCGACTGGCAGAAACAAATTTATAAGACTGCTATCGGCAACGATAACAATATCAGCGCCAGCGGCGGTATCGGAAATATGCCTTTCCGTCTTTCGCTCGGATACCTGAACCAGGATGGTATACTGAAAACAGATCATTTCGATCGTATGTCTTCTGCACTCAACCTCTCACCGAAATTCTTCGATAATCATTTATCGGTTGAAGTAGCAGTAAAAGCAAGCAGAACCACCAACCGATTTGCTGATCAGGGTGCCATTGGTTCAGCTGTTGCTTTCGATCCTACACAACCTGTATATGCGAACAATAAATATGGCGGCTATTACGAATGGCTGCAACCAGATGGCAAACCCATTGACCTGTCAACCCGTAACCCGTTGGCGCTGCTGAATCTGAGAGACAACCGCTCTACAGTGAACAGGCTGATCGGTAATGTACAGCTTGATTATAAACTGCATTTCTTCCCCGATCTGCATGTGTTGACCAACCTCGGAATCGATAACGCCAGTGGTAGCGGCAACGATAACACAGATTCTACTTCTGCTACCAATTACAAAACGGCAGGCCGTTATGTGCACTATGAACAAAAGAAAAAATACACACTGGCCGGTGTATCGTTATTGTATAATAAAGACATCAGGAGCATCGATAGTAAACTTGATGTGTTAGTGAGTCATGAATACCAGGATTTCGTTACAGAAGTGAGCAATTTTTCTTCTTATGGCCAGAATGGGGTGGTGATTCCCGGCAGCACACCCACATTTGCTACCGACAAACCTGAGTTCCGTATGGAATCTTATTTTGGACGATTCAACTATTCGCTTTCTGATAAATACTTCCTCTCTGCTTCAATCAGAAGAGATGCGAGCTCGAAATTCTCTACTACTAACAGGGTAGGTTATTTCCCTGCTGTATCAGTTGCCTGGAAAATAAATGAAGACTTTTTCAAAGGCAGCAGTGTTGTGAATGAATTGAAATTCCGTGCCAGCTTAGGTGTTACCGGTCAGCAAGACATTGGTAACTACTACGGATACCTGCCGAAATATTCCCAGAGCAGCAATACTGCACAATACCAATTCGGTAATACTTTCTATAGTTTCCTTCGTCCTTCTGCCTACGATCCGAACATCAAATGGGAAACCACTACCACTACCAACCTGGGTCTTGATTTCGTTTTCCTGCACAACAGGATCTCCGGATCAGTAGATGTGTACAGGAAAAAAACAAAAGACCTGTTGAGTGTGATCCCTGTAGCGCCTGGCTCCAACTTTGATATTGCCTTGCTTACCAACGTAGGTAATATTGAGAACAAGGGCGTGGAATTTGCAGTGAATACTGTTCCGGTAAAACAGAACGACCTGGAATGGGATTTAGGATTCAACTTCACTTACAACAAAACAGAGATCACCAACCTGTTGAAACAGCAGGACCCTAACTTCAAAGGCATTGATGTTGGTGGTATCAGCGGCGGTACCGGAAACAACATCGGAAAATTTGCAGTGGGTTATGCGCCTTTTGTATACAATGTGTACAAACAGATATACGACAGAACCACCGGTAAGCCCATTGAAAGCTTGTACGACGATTTGAACAGGGATGGCAGGATCGACGAATCTGACCGCTATTACTATAAAAAACCTTCAGCGGATGTATTGCTGGGCATCAACACCCAGGTGATATACAAGCGCATCAGCTTAGGGTTCGCTGCACACGGATCACTGGGTGGTTATCTCTATAACAACTTCAACTCCAATAACGGTGTTTTAAGAGCTATCAAGAATCCCATCAACTTCATTGGTAATGCTTCGCGCGACTACCTGTACACAGGATTCGTGAACAACCAATACCTGTCTGATTATTATATAGAGAATGCTTCTTTCCTGAGACTGGATAATATCAACTTCGGTTACAACGCCGGTAAAGTGTTCAACAAGCGTGCGCAGATGCGCATATCAGCGAGTGTTCAGAATGTGTTTGTAATTACCAAATACAAAGGACTGGATCCTGAAAACTCGAACAGCTCAGGCGTTGACAACAATATCTATCCACGCCCAAGGGTATTCTCATTGGGGTTAAACTTTGATTTCTGATTCTGAAAAATGATTAGTATGCAAAACAATATCATAAAGAATACGATTATAGCGGCTGTTGCAGTTTTATCTGTCACCGCCTGCTCTAAAAAACTGGACCTGTTTCCGCAGAACGACCTGACGCCCGAGAAGACTTATTCTAGTGCGGCTGGTTATAAAAGCGTACTGGCCAAAATATATGGTTCACTAGCTATTACAGGTAACAACGGTCCGTCAAATAATCCTGATATCGGAGGTGGCCTCGATGAAGGTTCACAGGTAGCATTCATCCGCGGTTTTTTCAATTGCGAAGAGTTGCCTACCGATGAAGCGGTGGTAGCATGGAACGACCAGACCATCCACGATTTTCACGACCTGAAATGGACCAGCGCTGATCCTTTTTTGAAAGGCATGTATGCAAGGCCTATTTACAATATCACGCTCATCAACGAATACCTGCGGGAATCGACAGACGATAAGCTGGCCTCCAGGGGTATCACAGGTAATGATGCAGCCGATGTCAAAAAATCAAGAGCAGAAGCCCGTTTCCTGAGAGCTTTCAATTATTGGGTGATGATGGACTTGTTTGGTAACTCTACTTTCATTACCGAAGCAGATGGTATTGGAAGTGGAGGTAGCTTGCCCAAACAAATTAAACGGACTGATCTGTTTGTTTATATCGAAAAGGAACTGAAAGCGATCGATGGAGACCTGGCCCCCGTTAAAACCATTGAATATGGAAGGGTGGACCAGGGGGCTGCATGGGCGTTGCTGGCACGCATGTACCTGAACGCAGGCGTATATACCGGAACGCCCCGGTACAGCGATGCGATCACCTATGCACAGAAAGTGATCAATGGGGGGTATACACTGAAATCAGGATACAGCAAACTGTTCATGGCCGATAATGATAAGCAAAAAGATGAATTCATCTTCGCTATCAATTGCGATGGATTACACACGCAGGCTTATGGTAATACTACCTTCTTTGTGCATGCGGCTGCTGGCGATGATTTTGCAGAATATGGTGTAGGAGGTGGATGGTATGGTTACCGCGCTACATCGTCGTTGGCCAACTTGTTTGCCGATAAGTCTGGTAATACAGATCAACGCGCACTCTTCACCACTTCCAAATTCGGTACATCCAATTCACAAATGGCGATCAGCGATGTGAGCAATTTCGCGAACGGAGTGCATGTGAAAAAATACGTGAACATTCGTTCAGATGGCGGTGCCGTATCTGATGTTACAAAAACATTCGCTGATGTTGACTTCCCTGTTTTCCGCCTGTCTGAAATGTACCTGATCTACGCCGAGTCGGTACTCCGTGGCGGTACAGGAGGAGATGCAGCTACTGCTTTAACTTATCTCAACAAAATAAGATTCAGGGCCTATGGCGATAGTTATGGTACCAACAATGTTGGACAACTGGCTGCAGGAGACCTGAACTTACAATTGATACTGGATGAGCGTGCAAGGGAACTGTATTGGGAAGGACATCGCAGAACAGACCTGATCCGGTACAACCTGCTGACCACGAATACATACCTGTGGCCATGGAAAGGAGGCGTGTCTTCCGGAACGGGTGTTGATTCGAAATACAACCTGTATCCGGTCCCGGCATCTAACAGGACTTCTAACAGTAACCTGGATCAGAACCCAGGGTATTAATTCTTAAACAGTCAACTTTTTGTCATGAAAAATATTTTTAAATACCTCTTCTTCTCATCCCTGCTCGCCATTACTGTTGCGTCGTGCAAAAAGGATGAAGCCAGGAATTATTTTGAAGGAGGCACGAATCCTGTGTTGACATCATCTGTGAGCAATACCATTGCACTGGACTATACCATGCGCGACCAGGAAGCGATCAAACTTTCGTGGACCAATCCCAATTATAAATTCACTTCAGGTATCGGATCGCAGGATGTTTCTTATTTGGTAGAGATCGATACCAGCGGCGCCAACTTCACCAATCCGGGTAAGCAAACGGTTGCTGTTAGCAAGAACCTCTCTTTGTCTATCGCACAGGGGCAGTTCAACGACTACCTCTTGAACCAGTTGCAATTGAAACCCGGCATGTCGCACAATCTTGAGATCAGGGTGAAATCTTATATGGCCAATAATGCTGCCATGCTGATTTCCAACGTGCTGAAATTCGCTGTAACACCGTACGCCATTCCTCCCAAAGTAACACCACCCTCCGGTGGCGTTTTGTACCTGGTAGGTGACGCCACGCCGGGCGGATGGAATAATCCTGTGCCCGTGCCCAGCCAGCAGTTTACACAGATAAGCCCTACTTTTTATGAGATCACAGTGGCACTCACCGGTGGCAAGCATTATCTGTTCCTGCCTAAGAATGGCGACTGGAGCCACAAGTATGCTGTGAAAGACAATACCATTGCCGGTTTGGGAGATAGTGGCGGTGATTTTGGGTATGACTTCAGTCAGGATATCCCTGCTCCCACTGCAAGCGGTACCTATAAAATACAGGCCGACTTCCAGCGTGGCAAATTCATCGTAACCAAACAATAAACGCAACGATTAAACAAAATGACTATGAAATATTTTGCAAAACTCAGTTTCCTCGCAGTGCTGTTGATTGGTTTCTTTACAGCCTGTGAGAAAAAGGTGGGCGATCTGCCGTATTACCAGCCGGGAACTGCGGTTACTTTAAGCAGTTCTTCCAGCACGGTTGCCGCTGCACCTGCCGATTCTTCAAA
Coding sequences within it:
- a CDS encoding NUDIX domain-containing protein, whose amino-acid sequence is MKKKIAPIVHEPHLVKDAVKLVKSYPTVPLTIDCVIFGFEENELKVLLIKSDLEVYKDKYSLLGDIVKDNEELDDAAYRVLKERTGMNDVFLDQVKAFGHPHRHPGGRVITVAYCSLLNINHHELKIHDNELNWHSISALESMAFDHKEIVDACYQWLQKRIQEHPLGFNLLPEKFSLRELQNLYEAILGVRLDRRNFRKKFASMDLLIDIDEMEQDVPHRPGKLYKFNFEKYEKRKRTWIGIDF
- a CDS encoding DUF2461 domain-containing protein yields the protein MLQPATLQFLKNLKKNNNKEWFDKNRKAYDAAKADFTELTNQVIKGFGKKEPAIAGLAGKDCLFRINRDIRFSKNKDPYKTNFASSIIEGGKKSMLAGYYFHIEPGGNSFSGGGRYMVEADQLKKIRQEIDYSWKEFRSIIRSKKFAALYGDLEKGEGLSLVREPKGYDKSNPAIEYIKLTSWIATVPLTDADLTSKDLVKKIVHSFETLQPLIRFLNTAIIH
- a CDS encoding alpha-amylase family glycosyl hydrolase encodes the protein MRFVCFIGLLLIIGLPSKAQLLRSNPIFITDTSSSIDITCDATRGKQGLLNYTPVSDVYVHIGCITTASSSSSDWKYSKFTWGTTTPAAQCVSLGNNQWKYSITGGLRSFFGITNSGEKILRIAILFRNGSGSQVLRNADGSDMYLPVTDTSLQVRIMQPFSQPTYTRQPEPLTKNVGDTLSITANANQAASLKLYWNGSVIATQNNAVTIAANTPIISSGMQTIVSEVTNSNTTSRDTFSFYVATPVTVAALPAGVKDGINYEPGDTSLTLVLFAPLKNSVSVVGDFNNWTQGGNYQMNRTPDGNRFWLRITGLTPKVEYAYQYIIDGTLKVADYNTEKILDPVNDPGIPAATYPSLKSYPTGKTTGIVSIMQTGKPQYNWQIPAFTKPNKQNLVIYELLVRDFIAAQNWQTLKDTLSYIKRLGVNAIELMPFSEFEGNSSWGYNPIFYFAPDKAYGTETALKQFIDECHKQGMAVIMDLVMNHSFGQSPMVQMYWDAQNNRPAANSPWFNPVATHPYSVGYDFNHASQATKDFVDRVTAHWMLNYKIDGFRWDLSKGFTQTNNPNDVAAWSAYDSSRIAIWKRIYDQMQATVPGSYCILEHFAANQEEIELSNYGMLLWGNANYNFNQATMGYATDWNFQWGIYQNRSWSKPNLVTYMESHDEERLMYKNLNYGNAAGAYSVKDLNTALKRNEMAAAFWAMIPGPKLLWQFGELGYDFSINQCQNATIDNSCRTAPKPIHWEYATNSNRLSLYNVYAQLIKLRLLPAYTTTFTTGNLSYDLSGAFKWLQLNSDSLKVMVLGNFDVNAATASISFPSAGTWYNYLTDATYTAPAAAQSITLQPGEYYVFTNKNFRNVVVTTINEPGTPVANNHLAILPNPVNTNGIIEYEIPASGKLMLDVWDLSGKRMAILEDVYKTKGFYRVPFNRNGLHTGSLAAGTYLLRMLINGKQQTIPFIMNN
- the ligA gene encoding NAD-dependent DNA ligase LigA; translated protein: MYSAEQTREMQQQGTYLLGLAKTGIQLGIKDLNHLKEVLRFHEYRYYVLNDPLVADFEYDALFKLLEAFEAKHPELVSADSPTRRVGSSLNQQFNTVQHLVPMLSLDNSYNADDLLDFDRKVREGAGTDLIEYCIEPKFDGASISLIYENDILVRGTTRGDGVEGEEITTNIRQIRSVPLSAPFSHYGIQQIEIRGEIIMFKKAFEQYNEMLSAEGLAPLANPRNAASGSLRMKDPKDVADRKLDAFLYHISYYTKENDASDKMLSTHSGSLQLLWELGFRSPEKEKKVVKGIKAVIDYCLAFEAKRDDLPYEIDGMVVKVNDIHLQEQLGMTSHHPRWAIAFKFKARQATTQLKAVEFQVGRTGAVTPVAKLEPVYLAGVTVSSISIHNEDYIKEKDLKIGDTVLIERAGDVIPQIVKSLPELRNGKEKNIHFPKHCPVCKSELFKEEGEAVWRCINIECEAQVVEKMIHFVSKDAMDIKSFGEANVRKFYELGLLKDIPGIYTLDFEKIGTLEGFGKKSLDNLRTAIDASKQQPLNRLVYGLGIRFVGETTAKTLANAVTHLLDLKDKSEEELQQLEDIGVKVARSIYQFFRNEQNLHMLQALEQYGLQLKNEKKENNGNDNLQGQTFLFTGTLSKLKRNDAEAMVEANGGKIVSGVSSKLNYLVVGEDAGSKLEKAKKINTVKIISEDEFLNLIQTG
- a CDS encoding SusC/RagA family TonB-linked outer membrane protein, with product MNVKRLLLLMILPALLLQLSAQAQQRTVTGKVTDSRNGTALQSVSVTVKGSSVGTQTAADGSFSLKVPSGATTLMISSIGYANREVKISDGLVNVALDPIDKALGDVIVIAYGTRKKSDLTSSVTAISAKDFQKGSIASSEQLLQGKVAGLEITSGGGAAGGGSRIRIRGGASLNASNDPLIVIDGIAVDGNGVAGSANLLNTINPNDIESISVLKDASATALYGSRASNGVLIITTKKGAKGKVRYNFNTQVSSGSVAKTVGVLSGDEVRSIINADATASGDNTYKKLLGTANTDWQKQIYKTAIGNDNNISASGGIGNMPFRLSLGYLNQDGILKTDHFDRMSSALNLSPKFFDNHLSVEVAVKASRTTNRFADQGAIGSAVAFDPTQPVYANNKYGGYYEWLQPDGKPIDLSTRNPLALLNLRDNRSTVNRLIGNVQLDYKLHFFPDLHVLTNLGIDNASGSGNDNTDSTSATNYKTAGRYVHYEQKKKYTLAGVSLLYNKDIRSIDSKLDVLVSHEYQDFVTEVSNFSSYGQNGVVIPGSTPTFATDKPEFRMESYFGRFNYSLSDKYFLSASIRRDASSKFSTTNRVGYFPAVSVAWKINEDFFKGSSVVNELKFRASLGVTGQQDIGNYYGYLPKYSQSSNTAQYQFGNTFYSFLRPSAYDPNIKWETTTTTNLGLDFVFLHNRISGSVDVYRKKTKDLLSVIPVAPGSNFDIALLTNVGNIENKGVEFAVNTVPVKQNDLEWDLGFNFTYNKTEITNLLKQQDPNFKGIDVGGISGGTGNNIGKFAVGYAPFVYNVYKQIYDRTTGKPIESLYDDLNRDGRIDESDRYYYKKPSADVLLGINTQVIYKRISLGFAAHGSLGGYLYNNFNSNNGVLRAIKNPINFIGNASRDYLYTGFVNNQYLSDYYIENASFLRLDNINFGYNAGKVFNKRAQMRISASVQNVFVITKYKGLDPENSNSSGVDNNIYPRPRVFSLGLNFDF